Proteins encoded in a region of the Haloarcula sp. CBA1129 genome:
- the rpl4p gene encoding 50S ribosomal protein L4 — MQATIYDLDGNTDGEVDLPNVFETPVRSDLIGKAVRAAQANRKQDYGSDEYAGLRTPAESFGSGRGQAHVPKQDGRARRVPQAVKGRRAHPPKAEKDRSLDLNDKERQLAVRSALAATADADLVADRGHEFDRDEVPVVVSDDFEDLVKTQEVVSLLEALDVDADIERADETKIKAGQGSARGRKYRRPASILFVTSDEPSKAARNLAGADVATASEVNTEDLAPGGAPGRLTIFTESALAEVAER; from the coding sequence ATGCAGGCAACAATCTACGACCTGGACGGCAACACAGACGGCGAGGTCGACCTCCCGAACGTCTTCGAGACGCCGGTTCGGTCCGACCTCATCGGCAAAGCTGTACGTGCCGCACAGGCCAACCGAAAGCAGGACTACGGGTCCGACGAGTACGCCGGCCTCCGAACGCCGGCCGAGTCCTTCGGTAGCGGCCGCGGGCAGGCACACGTCCCGAAGCAGGACGGCCGTGCCCGCCGCGTCCCGCAGGCGGTCAAGGGGCGACGCGCCCACCCGCCGAAAGCCGAGAAGGACCGCTCGCTCGACCTCAACGACAAGGAACGGCAGCTGGCCGTTCGCTCGGCGCTGGCCGCGACGGCCGACGCCGACCTCGTCGCCGACCGCGGCCACGAGTTCGACCGTGACGAAGTGCCCGTCGTCGTCTCCGACGACTTCGAGGACCTCGTCAAGACGCAGGAAGTCGTCTCGCTGCTGGAAGCGCTCGATGTCGACGCCGACATCGAACGCGCCGACGAGACGAAGATCAAGGCTGGACAGGGCTCGGCCCGCGGACGGAAGTACCGTCGTCCCGCCTCGATTCTCTTCGTGACCAGTGACGAGCCGTCGAAGGCCGCCCGCAACCTCGCGGGGGCCGACGTGGCGACCGCCAGCGAGGTCAACACGGAAGACCTCGCGCCCGGCGGCGCGCCCGGTCGACTCACAATCTTCACGGAATCCGCACTCGCGGAGGTGGCCGAGCGATGA
- a CDS encoding HVO_2922 family protein, which translates to MTDETVHESQETRSRRGIASYFRRLANRFSRGEPAPADEEQTVTVDPPAEADFEVDVERGDGTVSLEIDMEWEEAEGEVATDVVASKATFEVYEDNAEQYRWRLVHDNGNIIADGGEGYASKQKAKQGLESVKNNAPGAYVVDESKDEAAEEEGGSKATFELFKDSEGKARWRLRHDNGEIIADCGQGYASKQKAKQGLQSVKTNARGAAIEEAE; encoded by the coding sequence ATGACAGACGAGACGGTCCATGAGTCACAGGAAACGCGGAGTCGAAGAGGTATTGCGTCGTACTTCCGGCGGCTGGCGAATCGGTTCAGTCGCGGCGAGCCGGCCCCGGCCGATGAGGAGCAGACTGTGACGGTCGACCCACCAGCGGAGGCGGATTTCGAAGTCGATGTCGAGCGCGGTGACGGCACTGTCAGTCTCGAAATCGACATGGAGTGGGAGGAAGCGGAGGGCGAAGTGGCGACGGACGTCGTTGCGAGCAAGGCCACGTTCGAAGTGTACGAGGACAACGCCGAACAGTACCGCTGGCGACTCGTCCACGACAACGGAAATATCATCGCCGACGGCGGCGAGGGCTACGCCTCCAAGCAGAAGGCCAAACAGGGGCTCGAAAGCGTCAAGAACAACGCACCCGGCGCGTACGTCGTCGACGAGTCCAAAGACGAGGCGGCCGAAGAAGAAGGTGGCAGTAAGGCGACGTTCGAACTGTTCAAAGACAGCGAGGGGAAGGCCCGCTGGCGACTCCGCCACGACAACGGGGAGATAATCGCGGACTGCGGTCAGGGATACGCTTCCAAGCAGAAGGCCAAACAGGGCCTCCAGAGCGTGAAAACGAACGCTCGCGGCGCGGCCATCGAGGAAGCCGAGTAG
- a CDS encoding 30S ribosomal protein S3: MADEQQFIEDGLQRTQIDEFFAEELGRAGYGGMDVAKTPMGTQIVLKAEKPGMVIGKGGKNIRKITTELEDRFNLDDPQVDVQEVDEPDLNARIVADRLANALERGWYFRKAGHTTIDRIMESGALGAEIVLSGKVTGARSRVEKFNRGYVKHNGEPAEEIVDSGVGVAVMKLGTIGVRVKIIPPDAELPDDFEIYEDVDVEDYVADTDGESVEELLEGEPEDSETAEELDEDVAAGADDESDADEEFVDEEIVEEDVEVPTDDDVEDVDVDELEDAVDEELDEDVEAEAEELMDEMDDEEGDDE, from the coding sequence ATGGCTGACGAACAACAGTTCATCGAGGACGGACTCCAGCGGACCCAGATCGACGAGTTCTTCGCAGAGGAGCTCGGTCGCGCCGGCTACGGCGGCATGGACGTCGCCAAGACGCCGATGGGGACCCAGATCGTGCTCAAAGCCGAGAAGCCAGGGATGGTCATCGGCAAGGGCGGGAAGAACATCCGGAAGATCACGACGGAACTCGAGGACCGATTTAACCTCGACGACCCGCAGGTCGACGTGCAGGAAGTCGACGAGCCGGACCTCAACGCCCGCATCGTCGCGGACCGACTGGCCAACGCCCTCGAGCGTGGCTGGTACTTCCGCAAAGCGGGCCACACCACCATCGACCGCATCATGGAGTCGGGCGCACTCGGCGCAGAGATCGTCCTCTCCGGGAAGGTCACGGGTGCACGCTCACGCGTGGAGAAGTTCAACCGCGGCTACGTCAAGCACAACGGCGAACCCGCAGAGGAAATCGTCGACAGCGGCGTCGGCGTCGCCGTGATGAAGCTCGGTACCATCGGGGTCCGAGTCAAGATCATCCCGCCGGACGCGGAGCTCCCCGACGACTTCGAGATCTACGAGGATGTCGACGTCGAGGACTACGTGGCCGACACAGACGGCGAGTCTGTCGAGGAACTCCTCGAAGGCGAGCCCGAAGACAGCGAGACAGCCGAGGAACTCGACGAAGACGTGGCCGCCGGGGCCGACGACGAGTCCGACGCTGACGAAGAGTTCGTCGACGAGGAAATCGTCGAGGAAGACGTCGAAGTCCCGACTGACGACGATGTCGAGGACGTCGACGTCGACGAACTCGAAGACGCTGTCGACGAGGAACTCGACGAGGACGTCGAAGCGGAAGCAGAAGAGCTGATGGACGAAATGGACGACGAGGAGGGTGACGACGAATGA
- a CDS encoding 50S ribosomal protein L23 — MSWDVIKHPHVTEKAMNDMDFQNKLQFAVDDRASKGEVADAVEEQYDVTVEQVNTQNTMDGEKKAVVRLSEDDDAQEVASRIGVF, encoded by the coding sequence ATGAGTTGGGATGTCATCAAGCACCCACACGTCACGGAGAAGGCCATGAACGACATGGACTTCCAGAACAAGCTCCAGTTCGCCGTCGACGACCGCGCCTCCAAGGGCGAGGTCGCCGACGCCGTCGAGGAGCAGTACGACGTGACAGTCGAACAGGTCAACACGCAAAACACGATGGACGGCGAAAAGAAGGCCGTCGTTCGCCTCTCCGAGGATGACGACGCTCAGGAAGTCGCCTCCAGAATTGGGGTGTTCTAA
- a CDS encoding 50S ribosomal protein L22, giving the protein MGISYSVEADPDTTAKAMLRERQMSFKHSKAIAREIKGKTAGEAVDYLDAVIEGDQPVPFKQHNSGVGHKSKVDGWDAGRFPEKASKAFIDLLENAVGNADHQGFDGEAMTITHVAAHKVGEQQGRKPRAMGRASAWNSPQVDVELILEEPEADE; this is encoded by the coding sequence ATGGGAATCAGTTACTCAGTCGAAGCCGACCCGGACACGACGGCCAAAGCGATGCTCCGGGAGCGGCAGATGAGCTTCAAGCACAGCAAGGCCATCGCCCGCGAGATCAAGGGCAAAACGGCCGGCGAGGCTGTCGACTACCTCGATGCGGTTATCGAGGGCGACCAGCCCGTTCCGTTCAAACAGCACAACTCGGGCGTTGGCCACAAAAGCAAGGTCGACGGTTGGGACGCCGGGCGCTTCCCGGAGAAGGCCAGCAAGGCCTTCATCGACCTGCTGGAAAACGCGGTCGGCAACGCCGACCATCAGGGCTTCGACGGTGAGGCCATGACGATCACGCACGTCGCCGCCCACAAGGTCGGCGAGCAGCAGGGTCGCAAGCCCCGGGCGATGGGGCGTGCCTCAGCGTGGAACAGCCCGCAGGTCGACGTCGAACTCATCCTCGAAGAACCGGAGGCCGACGAATAA
- the rpl3p gene encoding 50S ribosomal protein L3 — protein MPQPSRPRKGSMGFGPRKRSTSETPRFNSWPSDDGQPGVQGFAGYKAGMTHVVLVNDEPNSPREGMEETVPVTVIETPPMRAVALRAYEDTPYGQRPLTEVWTDEFHSELDRTLDVPEDHDPDAAEEQVRDALEAGNLGDVRVITHTVPDAVPSVPKKKPDVMETRVGGGSVSDRLDHALDLVEDGGEHAMNDIFRAGEYADVAGVTKGKGTQGPVKRWGVQKRKGKHARQGWRRRIGNLGPWNPSRVRSTVPQQGQTGYHQRTELNKRLIDIADGDEATVDGGFVNYGEVDGPYTLVKGSVPGPDKRLVRFRPAVRPNDQPRLDPEVRYVSNESNQG, from the coding sequence ATGCCACAACCAAGCAGACCACGCAAAGGCTCAATGGGCTTTGGCCCGCGCAAGCGCTCAACAAGCGAGACCCCTCGCTTCAACAGCTGGCCGTCTGACGACGGGCAGCCGGGCGTCCAAGGGTTCGCCGGCTACAAGGCAGGCATGACACACGTCGTGCTTGTCAACGACGAACCCAACTCCCCCCGCGAGGGGATGGAGGAGACTGTCCCCGTGACAGTCATCGAGACGCCGCCGATGCGCGCCGTTGCCCTGCGAGCGTACGAAGACACGCCGTACGGTCAGCGTCCGCTGACGGAAGTCTGGACCGACGAGTTCCACTCGGAGCTCGACCGGACCCTAGACGTTCCGGAGGACCACGACCCGGACGCTGCTGAGGAACAGGTACGTGACGCACTCGAGGCCGGTAACCTCGGGGATGTGCGAGTTATTACGCACACCGTCCCCGACGCCGTCCCGAGCGTCCCGAAGAAAAAGCCCGACGTGATGGAGACTCGCGTCGGCGGTGGGTCCGTTTCGGACCGCCTCGACCACGCCCTCGACCTCGTCGAGGACGGTGGTGAACACGCCATGAACGACATCTTCCGCGCCGGCGAGTACGCCGACGTGGCCGGTGTCACGAAGGGTAAAGGGACGCAAGGTCCCGTCAAGCGGTGGGGCGTCCAGAAGCGGAAAGGCAAACACGCCCGCCAAGGATGGCGTCGACGGATCGGCAACCTCGGTCCGTGGAACCCGTCCCGTGTGCGCTCGACGGTCCCCCAGCAGGGGCAGACCGGTTACCACCAGCGCACCGAGCTCAACAAACGTCTCATCGACATCGCTGACGGCGACGAAGCGACCGTCGACGGTGGCTTCGTCAACTACGGCGAAGTCGATGGGCCGTACACGCTCGTGAAGGGCTCCGTGCCCGGTCCGGACAAGCGCCTGGTGCGCTTCCGGCCCGCGGTGCGTCCGAACGACCAACCGCGCCTCGACCCCGAGGTGCGCTACGTCTCCAACGAATCGAACCAGGGATAA
- a CDS encoding 30S ribosomal protein S19, with product MSSEYQIGHEGEFSFRGHTLDELQEMELEEVAELLPARQRRSIVRGLTEEKHKLLEKAREAGEEETANDPIRTHLRDMPVVPEMVGLTFAVHDGQNFERVNVEPEMLGHYLGEFQLTRSSVEHGQAGIGATRSSKFVPLK from the coding sequence ATGAGCTCAGAATATCAAATCGGCCACGAAGGAGAGTTCTCCTTCCGCGGCCACACGCTCGACGAGCTGCAGGAGATGGAGCTCGAGGAAGTCGCGGAACTGCTCCCCGCTCGACAGCGGCGAAGTATCGTACGCGGCCTGACCGAGGAGAAACACAAGCTCCTCGAAAAGGCCCGCGAGGCCGGCGAAGAGGAGACAGCCAACGACCCGATCCGGACGCACCTGCGCGATATGCCGGTGGTCCCGGAGATGGTCGGGCTGACCTTCGCCGTCCACGACGGCCAGAACTTCGAGCGTGTCAACGTCGAGCCCGAGATGCTCGGCCACTACCTCGGTGAGTTCCAGCTCACACGGAGTAGCGTCGAACACGGTCAGGCCGGTATCGGAGCGACACGCTCCTCGAAGTTCGTACCGCTCAAATAA
- a CDS encoding putative RNA uridine N3 methyltransferase, producing the protein MTTSVLVPSSLAREAEDRREATRKLGYVARAAAVYRVDRLTVYPDPDGAGKWEDGFVETVLRYAATPPHLRKEMWGKRDELEYVGVLPPLRVRSQTGSGSEGSGSLRQGIVTEVGADGRVRVNCGMQHPISLPVPADMDVEQGERVTVRVSSRRPVRAKLVDAPTTGFDVVAADLDAALSRDDAGLTIASSRYGEPVTSTRLGQLAERRDAEGGMTVAFGAPERGLPSILDVAPDAVGGDQTSDEPEGFDLWLNTVPNQGSEVVRTEEALFASLTCLTLTE; encoded by the coding sequence ATGACGACCAGCGTACTCGTGCCGTCTTCCCTCGCACGGGAAGCCGAAGACAGACGCGAGGCAACTCGCAAGCTCGGTTACGTGGCCCGCGCGGCCGCGGTCTACCGGGTTGATCGGCTGACAGTGTACCCCGACCCAGATGGGGCGGGCAAGTGGGAAGACGGGTTCGTCGAAACCGTGCTTCGGTACGCCGCGACGCCCCCGCACCTCCGAAAGGAGATGTGGGGTAAGCGGGACGAACTAGAGTACGTCGGCGTCCTGCCGCCGCTCCGCGTGCGTTCACAGACCGGCTCCGGATCTGAGGGTTCGGGGTCGTTAAGACAGGGAATCGTGACCGAGGTCGGAGCTGATGGGCGCGTCCGGGTCAATTGCGGCATGCAACACCCGATCTCCCTTCCCGTCCCAGCGGATATGGACGTGGAACAGGGGGAGCGCGTGACCGTCAGGGTCTCTTCGCGACGGCCGGTCCGGGCGAAACTCGTCGACGCCCCCACAACGGGATTCGACGTTGTCGCCGCGGACCTCGATGCGGCACTCTCGCGCGACGATGCCGGGCTCACTATCGCGTCATCGCGATACGGCGAGCCGGTAACGTCGACCCGTCTCGGCCAGCTGGCCGAGCGGCGCGACGCCGAGGGCGGCATGACCGTCGCCTTCGGGGCACCCGAGCGCGGGTTACCGTCGATACTCGACGTTGCCCCGGACGCCGTCGGGGGAGACCAGACGAGCGACGAACCAGAAGGGTTCGACCTCTGGCTGAATACGGTTCCGAACCAGGGCAGTGAGGTTGTGCGAACGGAAGAAGCTCTGTTCGCCTCCCTCACCTGTCTAACCCTCACGGAGTAA
- a CDS encoding 50S ribosomal protein L2, which produces MGRRIQGQRRGRGTSTFRAPSHRYKADLEHRKVEDGDVVAGTVVDIEHDPARSAPVAAVEFEDGDRRLILAPEGVGVGDELQVGVSAEIAPGNTLPLAEIPEGVPVCNVESSPGDGGKFARASGVNAQLLTHDRNVAVVKLPSGEMKRLDPQCRATIGVVAGGGRTDKPFVKAGNKHHKMKARGTKWPNVRGVAMNAVDHPFGGGGRQHPGKPKSISRNAPPGRKVGDIASKRTGRGGNE; this is translated from the coding sequence ATGGGACGACGAATCCAAGGACAACGGCGCGGCCGCGGGACCTCCACGTTCCGTGCTCCGTCGCACCGTTACAAGGCTGATCTGGAGCACCGCAAGGTCGAGGACGGCGACGTCGTCGCCGGCACGGTCGTCGATATCGAGCACGACCCTGCCCGCTCGGCTCCGGTCGCTGCCGTCGAGTTCGAAGACGGCGACCGACGACTCATCCTCGCGCCGGAAGGCGTCGGGGTGGGCGACGAGCTACAGGTCGGCGTCAGCGCCGAGATCGCACCCGGGAACACGCTCCCGCTGGCGGAGATCCCAGAGGGGGTCCCGGTGTGCAACGTCGAATCCAGCCCCGGTGACGGTGGGAAGTTCGCCCGCGCGTCGGGTGTCAACGCCCAGTTGCTCACCCACGACCGCAACGTCGCGGTCGTCAAGCTCCCCTCTGGGGAGATGAAGCGGCTTGACCCGCAGTGTCGCGCCACCATCGGCGTCGTCGCCGGTGGCGGCCGAACTGACAAGCCGTTCGTCAAGGCTGGCAACAAGCACCACAAGATGAAAGCGCGAGGGACCAAGTGGCCCAACGTCCGCGGTGTGGCGATGAACGCCGTCGACCACCCCTTCGGTGGCGGTGGCCGCCAGCACCCCGGCAAGCCCAAGTCCATCTCGCGGAACGCCCCGCCCGGCCGTAAGGTCGGGGACATCGCCTCGAAGCGAACTGGTCGAGGTGGCAACGAATGA
- a CDS encoding 30S ribosomal protein S17, producing the protein MALGLNVQEPEETCADQNCPFHGELSVRGQTLNGEVASTDMEKTVVVEREYDVKVPKYDRFMKRRSRVPAHAPDCLDLAVGDTVTIAECRPLSKTKSHVVVGVVADEQDGDA; encoded by the coding sequence ATGGCGCTAGGACTGAACGTACAGGAACCGGAGGAAACCTGTGCCGATCAGAACTGCCCGTTCCACGGAGAGCTCTCCGTGCGCGGACAGACACTGAACGGCGAGGTAGCCTCCACTGACATGGAGAAGACCGTTGTCGTCGAGCGCGAGTACGACGTGAAGGTGCCGAAATACGACCGCTTCATGAAGCGGCGGAGCCGCGTTCCGGCTCACGCACCCGACTGTCTCGACCTCGCGGTCGGTGACACGGTCACGATAGCAGAGTGTCGACCGCTCTCGAAAACGAAAAGCCACGTCGTCGTCGGCGTGGTCGCCGACGAACAGGACGGTGATGCCTGA
- a CDS encoding 50S ribosomal protein L14, with protein sequence MEALGADVTQGLEKGSLITCADNTGARELKVISVHGYSGTKNRHPKAGLGDKITVSVTKGTPEMRRQVLEAVVVRQRKPIRRPDGTRVKFEDNAAVIVDENEDPRGTELKGPIAREVAQRFGSVASAATMIV encoded by the coding sequence ATGGAAGCACTCGGTGCTGACGTCACGCAAGGCCTCGAGAAGGGCTCGCTCATCACGTGTGCGGACAACACGGGAGCGCGCGAACTCAAGGTCATTTCCGTCCACGGCTACTCGGGAACGAAGAACCGCCACCCCAAGGCTGGGCTGGGCGACAAGATCACGGTCTCGGTCACCAAGGGGACGCCCGAAATGCGTCGTCAGGTGCTCGAAGCCGTCGTCGTCCGCCAGCGAAAGCCGATCCGTCGACCCGACGGCACCCGCGTCAAGTTCGAAGACAACGCGGCCGTCATCGTCGACGAGAACGAGGACCCGCGCGGGACCGAGCTGAAAGGTCCTATCGCACGGGAAGTCGCACAGCGATTCGGCAGTGTGGCATCAGCAGCGACGATGATCGTATAG
- a CDS encoding ribonuclease P protein component 1, whose protein sequence is MPLTPETLPRHELVGLDCEVVSASNPDAVGISGTVVMETTQMLTIEGADRVWHVPKDSATFAFALSTETVLVDGDRLVARPARRTENTGDSLWR, encoded by the coding sequence ATGCCACTGACACCCGAGACGCTCCCACGACACGAACTTGTCGGCCTCGACTGCGAGGTCGTTTCGGCGTCCAACCCGGACGCTGTCGGTATCAGCGGAACTGTCGTCATGGAGACGACACAGATGCTGACAATCGAGGGGGCCGACCGGGTGTGGCACGTGCCGAAGGACAGCGCGACGTTCGCGTTCGCCCTGTCGACCGAAACGGTACTGGTCGACGGCGACCGACTCGTCGCACGTCCCGCTCGTCGCACAGAGAACACAGGAGATTCACTATGGCGCTAG
- the rplX gene encoding 50S ribosomal protein L24, with amino-acid sequence MSKQPDKQRKSQRRAPLHERHKQVRATLSADLREEYGQRNVRVNAGDTVEVLRGDFAGEEGEVIKVNLDKAVIHVEDVTLEKTDGEEVPRPLDTSNVRVTDLDLEDEKREARLESEDDSA; translated from the coding sequence ATGAGCAAGCAACCAGACAAACAACGCAAGAGTCAACGACGTGCCCCGCTTCACGAGCGGCACAAGCAGGTCCGGGCGACGCTTAGCGCCGACCTCCGCGAGGAGTACGGCCAGCGAAACGTCCGCGTCAACGCTGGTGACACCGTCGAGGTACTCCGTGGCGATTTCGCCGGCGAGGAAGGCGAAGTCATCAAGGTAAACCTCGATAAGGCTGTCATCCACGTCGAAGACGTCACGCTCGAGAAGACGGACGGCGAGGAAGTCCCGCGACCGCTTGACACCTCGAACGTCCGCGTGACGGACCTAGACCTCGAAGACGAGAAGCGCGAGGCGCGTCTCGAATCAGAGGATGATTCCGCATGA
- the rpmC gene encoding 50S ribosomal protein L29: protein MTVLHVQEIRDMTPAERESELDDLKTELLNARAVQAAGGAPENPGRIKELRKAIARIKTIQGEAGDLQENE from the coding sequence ATGACCGTCCTCCACGTCCAAGAGATTCGAGACATGACGCCCGCCGAGCGGGAGTCGGAGCTCGACGACCTGAAGACCGAACTGCTGAACGCCCGGGCCGTGCAGGCCGCGGGTGGTGCGCCGGAGAACCCCGGCCGCATCAAGGAGCTGCGGAAGGCCATCGCCCGCATCAAGACGATTCAGGGCGAAGCAGGCGACCTGCAGGAGAACGAATAA
- a CDS encoding hybrid sensor histidine kinase/response regulator, giving the protein MDAVEEISVLVVDDSDFFGEITSEKLRDGHGFTTKVSNSGPEALKSLREQRVDCVVSDYEMPGMNGLELYEKISAEFSIPFILMTGQGGESVASDAIGTGVDDHLQKKKIIDGKRLELLATRIRNVVGQHRAQKKYERLVDNTPDEIVEVTTDGRILAANKSMARAHETTRPELIDSQLSDVLPAEIASERLEYGQRAITAGSAVTFQDSIGVRHFHNIVTPLSETGDTDTVQFISREITQQKHDEQALKQTKRELEQSNEKLDKFASVVSHDLRNPLMVTKARVDFIRDDAPTEHVETMERNLGRMETMIDELLTLARMEESMTDLSEVALATVAKDAWEHTQTDGGTLELALSDDSVVEADHNRLLQIFENLFRNAFDHNSTPPTLRVGTLDDGAETELSGFYVEDDGRGIPPENRSAVFDHGHTTSDDGSGFGLSIVTDIVAAHDWKIAISESHDGGVRFEIRV; this is encoded by the coding sequence ATGGATGCTGTCGAAGAGATCAGCGTACTTGTTGTTGACGACAGTGACTTTTTCGGTGAGATAACGTCGGAGAAGCTTCGGGACGGGCACGGTTTCACCACCAAAGTATCGAATTCAGGGCCAGAGGCACTCAAGTCGTTGCGTGAGCAACGTGTCGACTGCGTGGTCAGCGACTACGAGATGCCCGGGATGAACGGGCTGGAACTGTACGAGAAAATAAGTGCAGAATTTTCGATACCGTTTATTCTGATGACCGGACAAGGCGGTGAAAGCGTGGCCAGTGACGCGATCGGTACCGGTGTTGACGATCACCTCCAGAAGAAGAAAATCATAGACGGAAAGCGTCTCGAACTGCTCGCCACCCGGATACGCAACGTCGTCGGACAACACCGGGCACAAAAAAAGTACGAGCGCCTAGTCGACAATACGCCGGACGAAATCGTCGAAGTCACCACTGACGGCCGAATCCTTGCAGCGAACAAATCGATGGCACGGGCACACGAAACTACGCGCCCGGAGCTCATCGACTCGCAGTTGTCGGACGTACTACCGGCTGAGATAGCCTCTGAGCGGCTCGAATACGGCCAGCGAGCAATTACAGCCGGGAGCGCGGTGACGTTTCAAGACTCGATTGGGGTACGTCATTTTCACAACATCGTCACACCCCTCAGTGAGACTGGTGACACCGACACCGTCCAGTTTATCTCCAGAGAAATCACGCAGCAGAAACACGACGAGCAGGCGCTCAAACAGACAAAGCGGGAACTCGAACAGTCCAATGAGAAACTAGACAAGTTCGCGAGTGTCGTCTCTCATGATCTCCGAAATCCGTTGATGGTCACGAAGGCCAGAGTCGACTTCATCCGGGATGACGCCCCAACAGAGCACGTCGAGACGATGGAGCGAAACCTCGGCCGGATGGAGACGATGATTGACGAGCTGCTGACGCTTGCTCGGATGGAGGAGAGTATGACAGATTTATCAGAAGTCGCGCTCGCGACTGTGGCCAAAGACGCCTGGGAACACACTCAGACCGACGGCGGGACACTTGAATTAGCGCTTTCAGACGACAGTGTGGTTGAGGCAGACCACAACCGGTTGTTGCAGATTTTCGAGAACCTCTTTCGGAACGCGTTCGACCACAACAGTACACCACCGACCCTTCGTGTTGGCACGCTTGATGATGGGGCCGAGACGGAGTTATCGGGCTTCTATGTCGAAGACGACGGACGCGGTATCCCCCCGGAGAATCGGTCGGCAGTTTTCGACCACGGCCATACGACCAGTGACGACGGGTCTGGGTTCGGTCTCTCTATCGTCACAGATATCGTTGCCGCACACGACTGGAAAATCGCCATCAGTGAGAGCCATGATGGCGGGGTGCGATTCGAAATTCGTGTTTGA
- a CDS encoding MTH1187 family thiamine-binding protein translates to MTCIGFLSVAPVIEGSMSSYVADAVAALEAFDVEYETTPMGTIIEAEDSKELFAATHAAHEAVGEQTDRVSTFLKIDDKRTIDQQARDKVDAVEKHLGREARSGVTEGGD, encoded by the coding sequence ATGACCTGCATAGGGTTCCTCTCGGTCGCACCGGTTATCGAAGGGAGTATGTCGTCGTACGTCGCCGACGCCGTCGCGGCGCTGGAGGCGTTCGATGTCGAGTACGAGACGACGCCGATGGGGACAATAATCGAAGCCGAGGACAGCAAGGAACTGTTTGCGGCCACCCACGCCGCTCACGAGGCCGTCGGCGAGCAGACCGACCGCGTGAGCACGTTCCTGAAGATAGACGACAAGCGGACCATCGACCAGCAGGCGCGGGACAAGGTCGATGCCGTCGAGAAGCATCTGGGACGGGAGGCCAGAAGCGGCGTGACCGAAGGCGGAGATTAA